A DNA window from Pseudorasbora parva isolate DD20220531a chromosome 19, ASM2467924v1, whole genome shotgun sequence contains the following coding sequences:
- the heyl gene encoding hairy/enhancer-of-split related with YRPW motif-like protein, which yields MKRPHDYSSPDSDTDELIDVGQEDSYCPVTGSMSPGSTSQILARKKRRGIIEKRRRDRINHSLSELRRLVPSAFEKQGSSKLEKAEILQMTVDHLKLLHAMGGKGYFDARALAVDYRTLGFRECVGEVVRYLSSLEGVESSDPIGARLVSHLSHCASELDPLFQSSAALPFPPWPWPSFPQLAATSSPISSTPFPPNARRDLPPHATATLLGYPSPALRVGSLSTQGAIMSPAMTPVRRLPSIPGHPHRLQQHSPDGPTIPSSSSSSSNSTPPQISFRPFAPLGSPAPGRRGLSTSSKSAQAWGTEIGAF from the exons ATGAAGAGACCTCATGACTACAGTTCCCCAGACTCGGACACAGACGAACTGATTGATGTCGGACAGGAGGACAGCTACTG CCCTGTCACTGGGTCCATGTCTCCAGGCAGTACCTCACAGATCCTGGCGCGCAAGAAGAGAAGAGGG ATAATTGAGAAGAGGCGCAGGGACAGGATCAACCACAGTCTGTCAGAGCTCAGGAGACTCGTACCCAGTGCCTTCGAGAAACAG GGCTCCTCTAAACTGGAGAAGGCTGAGATTCTTCAGATGACAGTGGATCATCTGAAACTGCTTCATGCCATGGGCGGCAAAG GCTACTTTGATGCACGTGCTCTGGCAGTGGATTACAGGACTTTGGGCTTTCGGGAGTGTGTTGGAGAGGTGGTGAGATACCTCAGCTCTCTTGAGGGAGTAGAATCCTCAGACCCCATCGGTGCGCGCCTCGTGTCCCACCTTAGCCACTGCGCCAGTGAGCTGGACCCTCTCTTCCAGAGCTCCGCTGCTCTGCCTTTTCCTCCTTGGCCCTGGCCCTCCTTCCCTCAGCTAGCAGCCACCTCGTCTCCAATCTCGtctaccccttttccaccaaacGCTCGCCGTGATCTGCCCCCCCATGCCACCGCTACCTTGCTGGGCTACCCTTCACCGGCCCTGCGAGTAGGATCTTTGAGCACCCAGGGGGCGATAATGAGTCCAGCAATGACCCCAGTGCGTCGACTGCCCTCTATCCCCGGCCATCCTCACAGACTTCAACAGCACTCACCTGATGGACCCACAATCCCatcctcctcctcatcttccTCCAACTCCACCCCTCCACAGATTTCCTTCAGACCCTTTGCCCCTCTGGGGTCTCCAGCCCCAGGTCGCAGGGGTTTGAGTACCTCCAGTAAGTCCGCACAGGCCTGGGGCACAGAAATTGGGGCGTTCTGA